The window TCAGACGCCAGCAAAAGGGAAGAAAACCCGCTAAATGGGGCAGGTCAACGGGTGAGGGGCCGATCGGGGAGCGTGTGATTCCGTGTCGCTCTTCTCCGTGCGCGGGCCCTCACTTAGAGTGCCGAACCGGACGCTTCGGACCGTAACTCTTTCGAGTGACCGTCGTTGATGAGGGGGAAGCGGTTGACGCAGAACGAGCTCGGGCAGATGTCCGAGGGGGTCGACCGCTCAGGTGACGACTTGTATCAGCCTGGAGGCTCAAGGTGACGCGCAACAGCTGCGGAGGTCGGGCATGACATCCGTCCTCGTCTGCGACGACTCCCCGCTTGCCCGAGAAGCGCTCCGCCGCGCGGTTGCGACCGTGCCCGGCGTCGAGCGTGTGACGACGGCGGCCAACGGCGAGGAAGTCCTCCGCCGTTGGGGGGCCGATCGTTCGGATCTGATTCTGATGGACGTACGCATGCCCGGTCTGGGGGGTGTGGAGACGGTCCGGCGGCTGCTCTCGGCGGACCCCGGCGCCCGGATCATCATGCTGACCGTCGCGGAGGACCTGGACGGTGTCGCGCTCGCGGTCGCCGCCGGGGCCCGTGGATATCTGCACAAGGACGCCTCCCGCGCCGAGCTGCGCGCGACCGTCACCCAGGCGCTGGCCGATCCGACGTGGCGGCTCGCCCCGCGCCGGCTGCGGTCCGCGGAGATGGGTGCGGCCCCGACGCTCACCGCCCGGGAGATCCAGGTGCTCGAAGGCATGAGCCACGGCCGTTCCAACGCGGAGATCGGGCGCGAGCTCTTCCTCTCGGAGGACACGGTGAAGACGCACGCGAGGCGCCTGTTCAAGAAGCTCGGGGCCTCGGACCGGGCGCACGCCGTCGCGCTCGGCTTCCGCTGGGGCCTGGTCCGCTGATGCCGCCGCGCGACCGGTAGCCGTGCGATCCCGTCCGCACGCCGGCGGACGGGGCGGCGGTGGCGGCGGACCTGCGGCCGGGCCCTCCCCACCAGCGGTATGTGACGCTTCCCGGCCGATGCCGCATCCTTGAGTGTGGAGCCCCCGCGGGGGACATTCGGTCGAGCGGAAGGGGAGGGCGCAGGACATGACATCCGGCGCACCCGCTCAACACGCTGGAGCACCCGCTCGCAGCGCCGACGACACGCGGACCGACGCACGGGCGGCCCGTGCGGAGGTGCCGGCCGGGGGTGTTGAACCGCCTGCGGACGGGACGCCGGCCCTCGACGCCGGCGGCATCCCGCGGCACCACGCTGATAACGCTTCGGTGCACAACTCGGGACGCGATGCATCGGACCGGACGGTGTCAAGGCACCATGGTCCGATGCGCGAGGACGGGACGACGGTGATCGGTGCTCTGGTGCACCGTGCCGTCGACGGCGACGCGCAGGCCACCCACGATCTGCTGGCGCACGTCCACCCCCTCGCCCTGCG is drawn from Streptomyces sp. NBC_00178 and contains these coding sequences:
- a CDS encoding response regulator transcription factor; the protein is MTSVLVCDDSPLAREALRRAVATVPGVERVTTAANGEEVLRRWGADRSDLILMDVRMPGLGGVETVRRLLSADPGARIIMLTVAEDLDGVALAVAAGARGYLHKDASRAELRATVTQALADPTWRLAPRRLRSAEMGAAPTLTAREIQVLEGMSHGRSNAEIGRELFLSEDTVKTHARRLFKKLGASDRAHAVALGFRWGLVR